The genomic window TTTAATGATAGTCCATACCCCAAGAAAAATATCATGAGGGGGCCGCTGCGCTGCTGCTGGCCGAAGGCCAACCAACCTACAGTTGACCACCCCAAAAAAATCAGGGGAGCCGCCGCCGCTGCCAAGCCGGCCGGAGGCCGAACCAACAAAGTGACGTCCCCTCTCCCATGCCAGTTGGGGCGCCGGGGTCCTGGCTGGCATGGGTTATGTCCAAACCAAAAAACTTTTCACCCATTGGGTGATAACTTTTCTCATGCTTCAAAATTAGACTCTTCGAAATAATTATGTTCAACCCGATCAATTGTATCTTGAAATTTCCCGCCCCACCGGAGGCGTTCCAAATACCTTTCTTCGCGGTAATATCTTATTTTTTCTCCCCGGATCGGGTGTTCTCCGGTAACAAAGATCAGTGTTTCATCGTTATCCATAGTCAGGATCTCATCAACCGTCATCAGGGATCTTGAAATATACGATTCGCTGTAATTGATCTTGGAAAACACAGAGAAAATACCCGAAAAGCTATGCGATTTCTGCATAACCGTCTTTTTCCCCAGCTTCTTTTCAATGAGCCCAGGGGTCTTATCGTCATTAGGCGTGTAGAAAATGGAAATCCTGCAATTGGACAGGATGGAATTGTCTTTGGTATAGATGCTCGCCAGTTGATTGATATCCTGATAGATAATAAAAGGCTTGATTCCATACCCTGCCACATAGGCCATGGCCTTTTCCAATAGCTCAATTTTACCCAAAGCAGGAAATTCATCTATTAGGAGTAGAAGCCTGTGTCTGTAGCTTGCACGTCCATCTTCGATTTTCATTTGCCTTGTATGGTGATAAATGATTTGTGTTATGATAAGTCGCATCAAAACTGCCGTATTGGTAAGCTCAGACGGAGGAATCACAAAATACAAAGAAATAGGCCTTTCATGATTCATCAAGTCATCTATTCTGAAATCAGAATCTTCTGTGTTTCGCATGATTGTCGGAAACCCAAAAGGCTGTAAATTAAGTATTGCGCTTGATATGATACCCGATCTCTCCGGACCCGGCCGACCCAGCATATCAAAACCAGTTCTTGCCGCAATAGGGTGTATCCTTGGCTTTTCTTCACCCATGGCATCTTTAACAACAGAACCATAGATCTCGTGAAAGAGATTGATATCAGCAGTGGTATTGTGATAAGCTTTCGTCATCTCTTTCATAGCAGCCTCTATCAAGGCTTCGCTTTCTTCGTCGTCGAAACCTTTGAAATTCGCGGGTTTTACGAAATTCAAAACATCGGCCAATGAGGCACATTCTTTATCTTTCACGACATAGAGAACATGGAGAATGACACCGGTCAAGAAATTGACGCCACTTGGGGCAAAGAACCCATCTTTATCTTTTCCCGGTGCAATGATGATATTTGCAATCGCCATAGCATCTTGATATTCATAGACTGTCCCCTTTCTGATTTCCTGCAGTGGGTTATAATGACAGCTCACCAAATCTGTCGGCGCAAATTTCAGACAAAGTTGGCCCATTTTGCGCCTGTAAGCGCTGGTTATTTGCCAATTTTCCCCTTTGATATCGTTCACAATGACCGAAGATTTCCATGTGAGCAACGTCGGGATAATTACCGACACCCCTTTTCCTGATCTCGTGGGCGCTCCAAGTGCAATAGGGTGAGGCTCCAAGTCATAAAGTTCATGACCATAGAGATCGCGTCCGATTACAATACCATCAAGATCACGTTCAGGACGCCCGGCAAGGGTGACACTATAGACCTTATCTGTCCCAGCCTTTCGGAAAGAATCCCAAATCTCTTTCTTTGCCGGAAATAAAAGCATATTTCCGATCTCTTTTGTATTCGCAAAGCGGGCAGACCCATGGGTTGTGGGCTCTTCATTTTTCGAAAGCGAAAAAATCAATATTTCAGGCGTCAAAAATATCAACAGAAACAGACTTAACGATATCCCCACAGCAGCAGGCGCAGCCTTTTGATACCGGAACACCCAAAAGAATATCTGAAACGGGAAATAAAGATGGATATTCCCAATTTTCAGCCCCCAAAGATGCGGGTTATAATAGACGCACCGGGCAAAAATCTGTGTTGCGACAAGAGCCCCCACAAAAAAAGACGCCAAGATGATAATTGCCTCAACTTTTCTGTCATTCAGAGCTTCTTTGATTCCAAGCCTTTTGCACCTGTAAAAAAATCTTTTGACTGACTTAACCATAAGAATCACTTACTTGGTGTAAGGTTCCAGGATCATATCCGAATGAACCGAAATATTGATCCGTGCCCCTTGTGCAATTTCAATCGTGGGTTGTCTACCAAGGGCTTTTTCCGCGAACGAGTTTCCAATCGTTACAATCTCTTCTCCGGCGCCATTTGTAGCCCTACCTTCCCATGATCTTTCATCGTTATCCATAATGGCCGCTGCCGCTCCCATGGCAGAAGCCAACACAACGCCTTTCAGCAATTGCGCAAAATGATTATTCACTTTTCCGGTAAGCCCTGCTTTTCCTGTCAGATCAATGCCCTGCATATTTTCCAAATTGAGCGATGAACCATTCGGAAAAATTAACCGCTGCCAGATCACAAGAAGCCTGTTTTGCCCAAAAGTAACGTTCGAATCATAGGTCCCAACTACACGCGTCCCTTGCGGAATCAAAAGAAAATTCCCCGTAACAGAGTCAAATACATTCTCACGAACCAAAGCCACGATGGTTTTTGCCGGAAGATCTGAATTGATTGCCGTCATCAAGACAGCCGGAATGAATGATCCGGCTTTCAACTCATAGGGACTAATTGCAGGAATTGTGGTTGAACCAAGATAAAAATTTTGCGCTCGTTTCGATTCCAAGAATTTTACTTTGCTTCCTTGCCTGTTTTGGTCATAGTCTTCTGGCGACTGAGCCGCCCCGACATCTACAAGAGGACTGGGGGCGCCGTTACTTCGTCCCACGCTATTGAATGAAGGCGCTGCCTTTCTGGCCTGTTCAGATTCTTCCATGAACTTTCTCAAAAGTTCCTTCTTATATTCAGCCGTAGGATTCGCGTCAGCCGGGGCCATCCGGTAATCTTCCCGAAATTGAGACGCCGAAGGCTCCACTTTTCTTGTGAAATCTTTGACCTCAGGTATCGCTTCGTCCTCTCTATTTTCAGAATATGAAGCGAAAAAAGGATTTTCTGCCCTAATTTGCGTGTCCTCTTCCTTTGCGATACTGACATTGGCCTTTGATTTCCCGCTTGACGCTACAGTCACAATGGTTATTGCCGCAATCACCAGAAGCGGGACAAGGATAAAAACTTTTTTAACCTTCTTGGCTGAAGTATTTGCGTTTTGTGACCCGCCAACAGGTTGTGTTACGTTATTATTTTCTGCCATTTTCTTCGCCCCCTTACCTTCGTACCCGCGACGCACTGTCAGCCCGTCTTGTATAAGCGCCTTTTCGCTTGATTACAACCTCTTTTTTGCCTAACTTCAATGTCGCAGCATCAAACAGCCTGTCAATTACGATCGTATTTTCATTCATTCTGGAATTTACGATAGCCAAGTTCCCAGTCTGCTCGTCTTTGATATAGACAACCGGAATTTCTCTTGTCTTGACAGCTTCCCGCAAAATAATAAAAGTTTTTTCGCCATCATCAAATACCTGTTTTGGCGCGAAAAAGATTCGCTTGTTATTCCACTTATACTCATAATTGAGCTTATCCAACGATACCTTTGTCGTTTGGCCTAAGGTCGTGGCTGCTTTATTCTGAAATTTCATCTTCTCATCTTGCGGATAGAGAAATCTAACTTCCGGGTTATACCAATCATTGGCCGCATGCAGGAAAAAATTATACGACCTCTTATTTGTGTTGACCACAAGATTCGTTTTGATCCCTGCCAAAAAAGGCTTCACGGCTACAATCTGCCGTTCACCCTCAGAAGATCCCGTTTTCCCAACATCAATGACCCATCTTGCTGTATCTCCACCCGCTGTATAGATAATCTCTTCATCCGGATTCAAGTAAATCGTCGTGATAAACCCCGCCCGACAGTAAATCCGGTACATATCATCTTCGAAATAGACAAATCTCGTCGCAACTGATCGTTTCGCTTCTTTGATACCGCTTTTGATCTCCGGTTCTTTCATGGAATAATCCTTGTATTCGTTTCGGAGTTCTTCAGCAGCTTGATATTCCGCATAAATATTGACCCCATATTTTTCAATTGATTGCTTTACCATTTCATCAGTAATCACAACTTCACTGGCATGACCCGGTATCGATAAGACCAACGCCATCATAAAAAGCATGGCTAAATTCTGTAATTTCTTCACTTCGATTCTCTCCTTTGCTTATAGCTCATGGTTATACGAAAAATCTTTGATCATAATTCCCAAGGGATTAACCATGAGCGTCTTTTCATCAGTTGATTCTTTGATTTCAAATGTAAAAATTCCCGAAAATTTTTCTTTCTTCTCGACTGTCCCATTTTCGGCATACGACACTTCTTCCCATCGGGCTTGATATGAGTTTCCTGACATTTTGAGTATTGTCGATAACTTGACTTCCCGTGACCGCTTGTTTTTGAAATACTCATTCACATTATCTGCCTGCATATAAGCATTCAGTTTCTGCTGGGCTTGCGGTGTCAGGAACAAATACTGTTTCTCAATATTTTGTCCAAACAGAACATAATCCAATGGAACCGACCTCGTATCCTTGATATGCTGTCCCAAGACAGAAAAGATCATCTTATCCGAGGGTACATACTTCACGTGCGACAATTCCCCCACGTTTCGGATAAGCCCTTCCTTTTCATCTACCAACACGACATACGGCTCAACATATACCCTGTTAGATAGCCTCACATAAGCCGCGAGCATGCCTGCAAGCATCACAAACAAAACCAAACAGACCATCTGCCAGTTCCTTCGAGCCCGCGCCTGAATGAAAAGTTTATCGTAAAAGTGATCCTCACGAGGATTAATTTCTTTCCCTTTATACAAGGCCCCCGCATGTGGATCATAATTCAAAGTAGACATGACAACTCCTTAAAAATATAAAAAAATAACAATTATTAATCACAACGACGAAAAAAATTTCTTTTCAGTTTTTCTTACAACATTGTGGTTTCATTGATCGGTTCAGCAACAAAATCATTTTCACTCGTTGAGCCTCTGGCAGGCCGCGAGCCTCGGCAGGCATTGGTTACGGCTGATCGTAATAGCCAGCAAAACCTACTATCCAGCATTCCCGATCCGCAGACGGAAAAGAAACCAGCCCCAACAAAGGCAGCCGGACCATCCGGCCCGTCGGAGACACATAAAACTTTTCACCCATTGGGTGAAAACTTTCATCTGGATTGCCTCTGGCGGCGGGGGCCTCGCGGGCCGCGAGATCGCAGTAGTTATTGGCCAATCACACAAGCCTGATTATATCAATCATGTCAGATTTTCCCAGACTTCAATATCAAGTTCAGGGAGGATCCCACATCGAAATAACGGCCAACATCGAAATCCCGCCCCAACCCAGGCCCCCAGCGGCTCGCTGGCCGCCGGAGGCAACCCAATATATGGAAGAAATCTTTTCTTATGTCAGATCAACATCCCACCTGCATGACCAAAGAAAGAAGGTACCCAAGTTGCAGCGACAAAGCAGACCGCGATAGCAATGCAGATCTGCAAGAGTTTCTGAACGATTCCGCCCCCATGACCAAACATCAGACCCAGCATCAGCAAAATGACCGAAATGATTGATACCGTTCTTGCAGTAGGTCCTGCCAGATTATCCAATAACTTTTTAAGCGGCCCATCCCACGGCATCGACTCAGACGCCATAAGTTTTCTGCAAAGCACAACACCTAACCCAACCAAAAATAAAAAAAACATTTTCCAACGGATTTTACGTTGAGTCTTCCCATCATTCTCAACTTTTTTAATTTTCATTTCGAAGCAACTCCTTTTAGTAAAATTTTTGCATAGCGCCATTACACGCCATTGACAATGGTTAATAATTGTGATATCATATAATATACCATGGCAGTTAAACTTTGTCAATGAAAAATAAATTCAAGATTATTGATCGGGTCGTTCAACAAAAGAAAAATCCTGCATTGAGGTAATCGCAAAAAAATGTTGTCTGACTCCGGCGGCGGGGGAGCCCCCCGACGGCATTGGTTAGCCGGGGGTCCCGGCAGGCATCGGTTATGGACTGATCGTAATAGCCAGCAGAATTTGACTATCCAGCATTCCCGATCCGCAGACTGATTCCAAACCAACTCACATCCGACGGTCACGCAGTGATCTCGGCCGGGTACTGGAAACAACAAACTGGTGGACACTTCCACCCGCGAGCCGCTATTGGTGGGACACCTGATGTAGCCAATCGTAACTATCCCACTTTCACGATCAGCAAACGGATTCAGCATAACTTTACCCAAAAACTTTTCACCCAACGGGTGAAAACTAAGATCTCAGTCCTTAAAAGAGACTTTTAAGGCACGCTTACAAGTTTGCATAAAGCAAACTCTAAAACCTGCGTGAAATCCCGCCGAAATCTTCGGCAGGATTTGGGGTCAAGGCCTGCGGCCTTGAAAAAAGATTTACCCCCCTTGGAGGGGGGAGCGGAAGGAACAATTCTGTTTGTTTCTCGTACCCATGTATAAAAGAAAGGAGCCGTACCGTGGCTGAATATAGACTTAAATATAAGAAGGGCAAAGTTGGATCTGCCCGTCCTCACGCAATGTATATTTTGAGACAGGAACGCTACGCAGAACATGATGATCTTGTCCGTTTTGGATTTGGAAACTTTACTCCAAGCGACCGCATGTCAATTACCGATTTCTGGTTTTTGGCCGATTCTTTTGAGCCCGCAGGTTCAACAATCTACCGAGAATTTGAAGTCAATATCCCCGAAGAACTTAACCACGAGCAGGGGCATGAGCTGATTGAATCTTTTATCGCAAAAGAGATCCCCAACCAGCCTTATACTTACGCGATCCATGAGAAGAACGGCCGACAACATTGTCACCTTATGTTTTCAGAACGATCCTTCGATGGAATCAAACGCGATCCCGCCACTTTTTTCAAAAAATATAATCGGTACCACCCTGACCAAGGCGGGGCCAAAAAGAATCCCTATTTCCATAGCAAAGAGGCACTTTTGCATTTTCGAAAGTCATGGGAACAAGAGCAAAACAGAATCTTGCAAAAATACGGACACACCGCCAGAGTTGATTGCCGATCTTTATACGAAAGACGAAAGGAAGCTGTCGCCCAGGGCGACATGGAAAAAGTTGCCGAACTCGACCGGGAAGCCGTCAACGTAGACGGGAACATCTACGCCAAAGTTAAATTCAAAGGAATCGAATCATTGACAACTACTGAACGCGACCAATGGGACAGGTACCTCACGGCAAGCGAAGCCAAAAAAAGAAAGGAGAAAGGGCGTAACATAACCCCCAAACAAATCACCCCACAGCTTGACCTGAGCTCTACTCAGATCAAAGACCGAATCTCCGAAATCGACGCTAAAGATTACGACAAGATCGCCTTGGGGGTGCTTTCTCATAAGAAATATCAAACGGCAACCGCAAACCTCAAAAGATTGAAAATCGATTTCGGCCATCTGGACGTCTTCGAAGCCAAACGCCAAGAATATGAATCTCAAATCAAAGAAATTGAAGCCTTTCGGGGAACTGGCAAGTATAACCAGCTGGTCTTTTTCCTCAAACGAGAAAACGAAACTGAAAAGAAAAGGCTTCAATCAATCCTTCATACCAAGTTTGGGATTGACCCTGCTCATTTTTCT from Fusobacteriaceae bacterium includes these protein-coding regions:
- a CDS encoding TrbC/VirB2 family protein, producing the protein MKIKKVENDGKTQRKIRWKMFFLFLVGLGVVLCRKLMASESMPWDGPLKKLLDNLAGPTARTVSIISVILLMLGLMFGHGGGIVQKLLQICIAIAVCFVAATWVPSFFGHAGGMLI
- a CDS encoding TrbG/VirB9 family P-type conjugative transfer protein yields the protein MKKLQNLAMLFMMALVLSIPGHASEVVITDEMVKQSIEKYGVNIYAEYQAAEELRNEYKDYSMKEPEIKSGIKEAKRSVATRFVYFEDDMYRIYCRAGFITTIYLNPDEEIIYTAGGDTARWVIDVGKTGSSEGERQIVAVKPFLAGIKTNLVVNTNKRSYNFFLHAANDWYNPEVRFLYPQDEKMKFQNKAATTLGQTTKVSLDKLNYEYKWNNKRIFFAPKQVFDDGEKTFIILREAVKTREIPVVYIKDEQTGNLAIVNSRMNENTIVIDRLFDAATLKLGKKEVVIKRKGAYTRRADSASRVRR
- a CDS encoding TrbI/VirB10 family protein gives rise to the protein MAENNNVTQPVGGSQNANTSAKKVKKVFILVPLLVIAAITIVTVASSGKSKANVSIAKEEDTQIRAENPFFASYSENREDEAIPEVKDFTRKVEPSASQFREDYRMAPADANPTAEYKKELLRKFMEESEQARKAAPSFNSVGRSNGAPSPLVDVGAAQSPEDYDQNRQGSKVKFLESKRAQNFYLGSTTIPAISPYELKAGSFIPAVLMTAINSDLPAKTIVALVRENVFDSVTGNFLLIPQGTRVVGTYDSNVTFGQNRLLVIWQRLIFPNGSSLNLENMQGIDLTGKAGLTGKVNNHFAQLLKGVVLASAMGAAAAIMDNDERSWEGRATNGAGEEIVTIGNSFAEKALGRQPTIEIAQGARINISVHSDMILEPYTK
- a CDS encoding type IV secretory system conjugative DNA transfer family protein — its product is MVKSVKRFFYRCKRLGIKEALNDRKVEAIIILASFFVGALVATQIFARCVYYNPHLWGLKIGNIHLYFPFQIFFWVFRYQKAAPAAVGISLSLFLLIFLTPEILIFSLSKNEEPTTHGSARFANTKEIGNMLLFPAKKEIWDSFRKAGTDKVYSVTLAGRPERDLDGIVIGRDLYGHELYDLEPHPIALGAPTRSGKGVSVIIPTLLTWKSSVIVNDIKGENWQITSAYRRKMGQLCLKFAPTDLVSCHYNPLQEIRKGTVYEYQDAMAIANIIIAPGKDKDGFFAPSGVNFLTGVILHVLYVVKDKECASLADVLNFVKPANFKGFDDEESEALIEAAMKEMTKAYHNTTADINLFHEIYGSVVKDAMGEEKPRIHPIAARTGFDMLGRPGPERSGIISSAILNLQPFGFPTIMRNTEDSDFRIDDLMNHERPISLYFVIPPSELTNTAVLMRLIITQIIYHHTRQMKIEDGRASYRHRLLLLIDEFPALGKIELLEKAMAYVAGYGIKPFIIYQDINQLASIYTKDNSILSNCRISIFYTPNDDKTPGLIEKKLGKKTVMQKSHSFSGIFSVFSKINYSESYISRSLMTVDEILTMDNDETLIFVTGEHPIRGEKIRYYREERYLERLRWGGKFQDTIDRVEHNYFEESNFEA
- a CDS encoding type IV secretion system protein yields the protein MSTLNYDPHAGALYKGKEINPREDHFYDKLFIQARARRNWQMVCLVLFVMLAGMLAAYVRLSNRVYVEPYVVLVDEKEGLIRNVGELSHVKYVPSDKMIFSVLGQHIKDTRSVPLDYVLFGQNIEKQYLFLTPQAQQKLNAYMQADNVNEYFKNKRSREVKLSTILKMSGNSYQARWEEVSYAENGTVEKKEKFSGIFTFEIKESTDEKTLMVNPLGIMIKDFSYNHEL
- a CDS encoding MobA/MobL family protein; protein product: MAEYRLKYKKGKVGSARPHAMYILRQERYAEHDDLVRFGFGNFTPSDRMSITDFWFLADSFEPAGSTIYREFEVNIPEELNHEQGHELIESFIAKEIPNQPYTYAIHEKNGRQHCHLMFSERSFDGIKRDPATFFKKYNRYHPDQGGAKKNPYFHSKEALLHFRKSWEQEQNRILQKYGHTARVDCRSLYERRKEAVAQGDMEKVAELDREAVNVDGNIYAKVKFKGIESLTTTERDQWDRYLTASEAKKRKEKGRNITPKQITPQLDLSSTQIKDRISEIDAKDYDKIALGVLSHKKYQTATANLKRLKIDFGHLDVFEAKRQEYESQIKEIEAFRGTGKYNQLVFFLKRENETEKKRLQSILHTKFGIDPAHFSATSEDEAATKAARQKIFASYDAYTPEKIRMEYRSLLYRNPKEEATYRVTQYRNETLISNLLALESDLVSCQKSILSTKDTTQKEKLAADISAINSKMLFITQENIRLSDTISSLRPEIEKETQNRQTDIAMRLAIAQEILTQKNLAPEPRTPEEIIQDYIMCRYELHTKNKLYSYFAQKNQTEGYSRPLYLLRSEIQFLQADYKKVQASFRNLSPETSNKIIFARERTVHQELKSIRREIKDLSIGPKSASTEKDLLTLQKKARELSTLANIYHDIIVRKAEPKINRRLDMIHKSHADPEKLYFKMAGALDFTGEKKDKSLEINYHEYDGYDPGM